The genomic stretch TTCCTTGCAGTTGGCGCGGTCTTTTCGCCTGGTAAGTGCTTAATTAGATAGACCAACAACCCAAAACAGGTTGCCCATAAAACGAATGAAAATAGCGCATAGCTGAAGAAAGACAGATCATTTAGATAGGTGTCTACCGCCTGGCAAATCAGCATGGCCGCCAACCAAAGAGCTGAAGCAAAAACTGAAACTATCAACGTCAGCAAAACAGGCTTAGTGCGTTGATTTGGATTTGTTCCTGCCAGGCAAGCCACTACCCCAACAGCCAACACCCAACCAGGCATAGAAATAGCTGCATTATCGGCTGCCGGACCCAAACCAATTAACTCAAAAGTATTAAAGAAATTGATGACATTAACTGCAAGGAACCCGAAGTTTACGATTGCCGCCACCAAGGCCAAAACAATGATGGTTAGGGCTAGCTTTTCACGATCCACTGCAACTCCTTAGGCAAATTCTGCCCCTAGCTTATTAGAGACTTCGCTCACCAAACCCTTTATCTGCTGGGAGGCTGACAGCGGCGCGACTAAGGTAACTTCACCTGTGCGCACAACCACACACTTTTCCAGCCCGATCACGGCCAAAACACCGTCATCGGCGGTGTTGATCAATAGATTGCCGGACGAATCCTGAGCGACAACGTTGCCAAAGCCAGCGTCGCCATCCTCTGCGTGCAGCGCCTCGAAGAGACTTTGGTAGCTGCCAACATCTAGCCAGTCAACCTTTAGACTAACGGCCACCACTTCAGCGTCTGTTTTTCCTTGTGAGACCGGCTCCATGATGGCGTAATCAACGGAAGTCTTGAATAATGTCGGGTAGATATCTTTCAACCGCTCAGGATGGTCAGCTAACTCGCGCACAGCCTGATACGTGGCCGGCAGCAAGGCCTTGAGCTGGTCTAACAGGGTGGACGCTCGCCAAACAAACATCCCAGCATTCCACCAGTAATCACCGCTGGCTAGGTACTCAGCCGCAGTTTCGGCATCAGGTTTCTCAGTAAACTGGTTGACTTTGGCGGTGTGCTCGAAACCAGCTATTGACTGACCCTTTGCTAG from Vaginimicrobium propionicum encodes the following:
- a CDS encoding mannose-1-phosphate guanylyltransferase, with protein sequence MRYAVIMAGGAGTRLWPLSRQGQPKQLLKLFDGKSLLQLAFDRARRLLDADRILVCTGAAYADEVRAQLPELSDDGLLGEPVGRDSLNAVAWPAAVLAKRDPEAVVATLTADQLIRPVKKFLAALEEGFQVAEKRPSSLVTFGVVPTSPHTGYGYLAKGQSIAGFEHTAKVNQFTEKPDAETAAEYLASGDYWWNAGMFVWRASTLLDQLKALLPATYQAVRELADHPERLKDIYPTLFKTSVDYAIMEPVSQGKTDAEVVAVSLKVDWLDVGSYQSLFEALHAEDGDAGFGNVVAQDSSGNLLINTADDGVLAVIGLEKCVVVRTGEVTLVAPLSASQQIKGLVSEVSNKLGAEFA